One genomic window of Rhizobium sp. Pop5 includes the following:
- the araD gene encoding L-arabinonate dehydratase, producing the protein MSVKSVKTPSELRSARWFASEDLRGFGHRSRLMQMGYDAGDWAGRPLIGILSTWSDLNPCHAHFKHRVEDVKRGVLQAGGFPVEMPALALSENFMKPTTMLYRNLLAMETEEQIRAHPVDGVVLMGGCDKTTPGLIMGALSAGVPMIFLPAGPMLRGNYAGQQLGSGSDAWKYWDERRAGAISDKQWAGIEAGIARSYGHCMTMGTASTMTAIADAMGLTLTGVSSIPAPDANHIRMSAHSGRRIVDMVWEDLTPDRIVTPASVRNAATVAMATGCSTNAVIHLLAMARRAGVALTLDDLDALGRTTPVVANIRPSGNTYLMEDFYYAGGLLGLMSQIRERLDLSAMTVSGETLGAALTEAKVYNDDVIRPLSNPIYPEGSLAVLKGNLAPDGAVIKPAACDPRFHVHQGPALVFDSYPQMKAAIDDETLEVTPDHVMVLRNAGPLGGPGMPEWGMLPMPKALLKQGYRDMLRLSDARMSGTSYGACVLHVAPEAHVGGPLGLLRNGDIVRIDIPNRRLDMLVDEAELARRRAAWVKPADRFGRGYGWMYAAHVSQADKGCDFDYLLPEFGPAAGEPDIF; encoded by the coding sequence ATGTCTGTGAAATCAGTCAAGACACCAAGCGAGCTGCGGTCGGCGCGCTGGTTCGCATCAGAAGATCTGCGCGGCTTCGGCCATCGCTCGCGCCTGATGCAGATGGGCTATGACGCCGGCGATTGGGCCGGCAGGCCGTTGATCGGCATCCTCTCCACCTGGTCGGATCTCAACCCCTGCCACGCCCATTTCAAGCATCGCGTCGAGGACGTGAAGCGCGGCGTGCTGCAGGCCGGCGGCTTTCCGGTGGAAATGCCGGCGCTGGCACTGTCGGAAAACTTCATGAAGCCGACCACCATGCTCTATCGCAACCTCCTGGCGATGGAGACGGAGGAACAGATCCGCGCCCACCCGGTCGATGGCGTGGTGCTGATGGGCGGATGCGACAAGACCACGCCGGGCCTCATCATGGGGGCGCTCAGCGCCGGAGTGCCGATGATCTTCCTGCCGGCAGGCCCGATGCTGCGCGGCAATTATGCCGGCCAGCAGCTCGGATCGGGATCGGATGCCTGGAAATATTGGGACGAGCGGCGCGCCGGAGCGATATCGGACAAGCAGTGGGCCGGCATCGAGGCCGGCATCGCGCGCTCCTACGGCCATTGCATGACGATGGGCACCGCCTCCACGATGACCGCGATCGCCGATGCGATGGGTCTGACGCTGACCGGGGTCTCGTCCATTCCCGCCCCCGATGCCAACCACATCCGCATGTCGGCCCATTCGGGGCGGCGGATCGTGGACATGGTCTGGGAAGATCTGACGCCGGATCGGATCGTCACGCCTGCCTCCGTCCGCAATGCGGCGACGGTCGCCATGGCGACCGGCTGTTCGACCAACGCAGTTATCCATCTTCTGGCGATGGCGCGCAGGGCAGGGGTCGCGCTGACGCTCGACGATCTCGACGCGCTTGGCCGCACCACGCCTGTCGTCGCCAATATCCGCCCTTCCGGCAATACCTATCTGATGGAGGACTTCTACTATGCCGGCGGTCTGCTGGGGCTGATGTCGCAGATTCGCGAACGGCTGGATCTCAGCGCCATGACGGTTTCGGGCGAAACCCTGGGAGCGGCGCTGACGGAGGCGAAAGTCTACAATGACGATGTGATCCGGCCGCTTTCCAACCCGATCTATCCGGAGGGATCGCTGGCCGTGCTCAAGGGCAATCTGGCGCCGGATGGTGCGGTGATCAAGCCTGCGGCCTGCGACCCGCGCTTCCATGTCCACCAGGGCCCCGCTCTGGTTTTCGACAGCTACCCGCAAATGAAGGCGGCAATCGACGACGAGACGCTTGAGGTGACGCCCGATCATGTGATGGTGCTGCGCAATGCCGGGCCGCTCGGCGGCCCCGGCATGCCGGAATGGGGCATGCTGCCAATGCCGAAGGCACTGTTGAAGCAAGGCTATCGCGACATGTTGCGGCTTTCGGATGCGCGCATGAGCGGCACCAGCTACGGCGCCTGCGTGCTTCATGTCGCGCCCGAAGCCCATGTCGGCGGCCCGCTCGGCTTGCTGCGCAACGGGGATATCGTCAGGATCGATATTCCCAACCGCCGTCTCGACATGCTGGTCGACGAGGCGGAACTCGCCCGGCGCCGCGCCGCCTGGGTGAAGCCCGCTGATCGTTTCGGCC